Sequence from the Burkholderia sp. GAS332 genome:
GGGCGTTTCTCCGCTTGTCGACCCGGACCCCGAGGCCGATGAGCCGCCGGCGGACACCCATCTGCGTAGCACCGAAGCGGTGAAGGGTTATCACATCGAAACGATCGACGGCACGATTGGTCACGTTTCCGGCTTCATCTTCGACGATGAAACCTGGGTCATACGCTACCTGACCGTCGATACGCGCAACTGGTGGCCTGGCGGCAAGGAAGTCCTGCTGGCGACAGAATGGATCGAGCTGATCGACTGGTTCGGCTCAACCGTTTCCACGACGCTGACGCGCGATGCGATCAAGCAAAGCCCAGCGTACGACGATGCGATTCCGGTCAACCGGGATTACGAAACGGCACTGTACGAGTTTTACGGCAGGGAGGGCTATTGGTCGAAGGAGAGGGCGGCTTTGCCGAGTGAGTGAATGACCGCACCATGCGTACCAATGCCGGAGGATATCCGGCCTTTACGGGTCACGCGCCTTCACGAAAGGTCGTGACCTGTTTGTCTTGCCCACGCTAGATGGCGCGCAGATCGGGCAACAGCCGGTCGATTTCGCGTCTCACGACGCCGTAGTATTCGCAGACATGCTTCTCCAGCCGCGGTCTTTCCAGCACCTCGATATGGCCATATAAGGCAACCGAACTAAACGGAGCTGACGCCGAACACGCCGGTCGTCAAATCATGCTCGAATTCGGCGTGCCACGCTGTGCCCTGGCCAGCAGCATAAACAGCAGACTTATCATTGCTCCGTCGAGTCACCCTGACTTGTCGGCGAATCAGGCCCGCACTAGCGCCAGCCGGGTACTGATCTTCGTCACAGATGTCGAAATCGATCATATCGAAGCCGTGGCTGGCGAAAATTGACTCCGCGTCGGCTTGCTCGTCTTCACTGAATTCATGAAACAGATTCGTGACCATGTGCGCCGTCCGGTTATAAGATGAGCCAACTCTCGCTACGATCCCCAATGTCTGTAAGCAAGTCTGTACGGTAACGTTCAAGGTGACTAGCTAGGAACGTGGAAGCTACGGTCCTACACGACTGAAGACCTGGCAACCGGGCAGAAGACCGATCTGTTCGGCGCGCACCCAACCGGCTATCTATCGGGAGTCGTTCCCGCAAAAACGACTCCTGTGCCGCCTCAGAACGGCTTGGTCGGCAAATACTTTCCGTCGAGTGTGATCACGGCACGCGAGCCGCCTTCCGGATCGTCGATCTTCTTGATGTCGAGCTTGAAATTGATTGCGCTGATGATGCCGTCTCCGAACTTCTCATGAACCAGCGCCTTTAGCGTCGAACCGTAAATCTGCACCATCTCGTAGAACCGGTAGATCGTCGGATCGGTCGGCACGCCGCCCGGGATGCTGCCGCGCACCGGAATTGTCTGCAGCAGGCGCACCGCGTCTTCGCCCAAGTCCAGTTTGTCGGCCACGACCTTGGCGGCGTCCGCCGGCAGCGGATGCTGGCCGAGCAGCGCGGCGGTGACGAATGCGATGCTGAGGCCCGTGCCTTCGGTGAGCTGCTCGAACGTCAGGTTCTTGCGGACCTTCGCGTCGATGATCGCGTCGGCCAGGGCTTCGCGGGGGAATTGGCTGTATTGAGATTGCGTCATGATCATGCTCCTTGAGATGGACTGAAGTTGAAAAGCAGGGGTTCAGGCAGCGAGGGTGAGTCGAGCCGGGGTTGCACAAACTTGCGGATGCTCCGCGAGAGAAACGAAGCGGTTCGTCGTGCCGTCGAGCGTATCGATCGAGCCGGTTTCGATGTCGTACACCCATCCGTGCAGGGCCAGATGTCCTTGTTCGAGCGCGAGTCGCACGGAGGGATGAGTCTTGATGTTGGCAAGCTGGGCGACCACGTTTTCGCGGACCATCGAGTCGACCCGGTCCCGTTCGCTCTTGTGCTCACGCGCCTCGTTGACGACTTTCGCGGAATCCGCGTAATGCAGCCAATTGCGCACGGCCGGCATGTGGTCCATGCACTTGCAGGTAGCAATGGCCGTCATCGCACCGCAATCGGAGTGACCGCAAATCACCACATCGGTGACGGCGAGCGCGGCGACCGCGTATTCGATCGTGGCGGACACGCCGCCCGGTTCCGGGCCATACGACGGCACGATGTTGCCGGCGTTACGGATCACGAACAGGTCGCCCGGCTCGCGCTGCGTGACGAGTTCCGGTACGAGCCGGCTGTCCGAGCACGAGATGAACAAGGTACGCGGGTGCTGGCTCGTGGCCAGTTGCTTGAAAAGCTCGGAGCGCTGCGGGAACGCGTCGCGCTGGAACTTCAGGAAGCCGTCAATGATGTCTTGCATGTTTCGCTCCATCGGGGTTGTTCGCGGGGGGTATTGCGAACCGATGGACGAAGAATGCGCCGCTCAAACTATAGTGTCCAAGACCGGTTTATTATTCTCCCTATAGGCAACACCAATAGTTAGAGGGGGACCCCATGCTGCTCCGGCACATCCGCTACTTTCTGGCGGTCGCGGAACATCGCAATTTCACGCGCGCGGCCGAGGCGCTGCACGTGTCGCAGCCGACGCTGTCGCAACAGATCAGGCAGCTTGAGGACACGCTGTGCGTGCAGTTGCTCGACCGGTCCGGCCGGACGATCCAGCTGACCGACGCCGGCGCGGCTTATGTGCGCTACGCGCAGCGCGCGCTGCAAGACCTGGAGGCGGGCAGGCGAGCGATCCACGACGTGCAGGAATTGAGCCGCGGCTCGCTGCGTATCGCCATGACGCCGACGTTCACCGCTTACCTGATCGGTCCGTTGCTGGAGAAGTACAACCGGCGCTATCCGAACATCACGCTGAACATCCTCGAAATGCCGCAGGAGCGGATGGAGACGTTGTTGAACGAAGATGCGCTCGAGGTCGGCATCGCGTTCAACGATACGCAGTCCCCCGACGTCGAGGCCCAGGTCCTTTTCGTCGAAGCCCTGGCGATGGTGGTCGGTAAGTCCCATCCGCGTGCGAAGAAGCGCGCTGCATTGACGCTTGCCGAGTTCGAAAGCGAAGCGCTCGTGCTGCTCAACGAAGCGTTTGCTACCCGTCAGACCATCGATCGATATTGCAAACAACATGGCATCGCGCCGCGCATTGCCATGGAGGTCAATTCGATCAGCGCGGCGATCGAGATCGTGCAGCGTAGCGCGCTCGCCACGCTGCTACCGGCCGCGATAGCGCGCGCGCACAGCGAATTGTGTCTGGTACGCCTGGAGCCGGCGCTACCGCAGCGGACCGCTGCGCTGCTACTGCGCAAAGGCGCATATCGAACCGCGGCAGCGCGGGCATTCATCGCGCTTGCGCTTGAGGAAAGCGCGGCTGAGCCGGGGGCAACACGTTCGCCACGATGTGCCGAGGCGGCAAGGGCGTAACGTATAAAGAGGTGCTGTGTGATGTGTGTGACAAGCTCGACGTGAACTACAGCAAGAAATCGTCGGTCGAGATGATCAGCGAGTCGTTGGCGACTGCTTAGGCAGCGCCTCTTTGTCGCAATGTCTCATTTAACAGGTTAGAAAATACGCTGATTCTTGTGGTCTTAAGGCAAGTTTTTTCCGAGCAGGCGTGGCGCAGCAGTTGGCGATGAAGCGGCTGCTCGGCGGTTGCAAACTTGTTCTTCTTAGTAGAACGAATCCGCAATCGAAGACTTGACATTCCTAAGCTTCCCCTATACTTGCAAAGTGATTGAAATTCCAACGCCAACGCCGAGCAGTTAACGTATTGTTAGCGTATCCGTATTTCCGAGTTGCGCAGTCTGCGCGACCCGTCGGATCAACAGATCCGGCGTCTTTTTTGAGTCGTATAGGAGGTAAGTATGAGACATCAAATGGCATTCGGTGGCGGTGCGATTTCTCCCCAGGTGGCAAGACATATGCAGACGTTTGGAGGCGGGGCGATTTCTCCTGAAGTAGCGAAGCACATACATTCCAAGCATGAGCGCACGACGGGGGCTGAACCATCTCCGCGTCGATCGCGCGTGGCTGTCCAACCCGTGGCGAAAAAATAAGCGGGTCCGTCACAGCGAGTGGCGGACGATAATGAGCCTTATAACGTTCCACAGGATATACCCGTCCGCCATCCCTCCGATGCGTGGTGATAAATCGGCTTTGGGATCACTGCCAGCGGCAGCGTTCCAGTACTGCGAGGCGATACGGACCGCCTCTTCATTTGGCTGGTACGTTTTTCCCCCGCTAGACATTGAACTCAAGTTTGATGGTGCCGAGGTCTTCTGCTTTGCCGAGGAATCCGGCTGGAATAAATTGTCGAGTCTTTATTTCGAAGATGAATTCTGGCGCGAATGGGATCGCTTCGCACCAGACGATATGAAGGGATATCGCATTCCCTATCTGACCACATTGTTCGTGCCGGGCATTGTTCAAATATGGAGTGGGCTGCTTGTCAGCACTGCTTCGGACTACAGCGTACTCGTTAGGCCGCTCGCCAACGTAGTTTCACATCGTGGATACCAGGTATATGAAGGGATTGTGGAAACCGACCGGTTCGCGCCGTGTCCGTTGTTTATAAATATCAGGTTAATAGACACTTCCCGGGCGATCGAGGTCGTCCAAAGGGATCCGCTCTTCCAGGTGCAAGCCATACATCGCTCATGTTATGCAGACGGGGGCGCATACGCGGAAAAGATCGGTCTGGGACCACCGGACGGAGTGACCCACGGTATGAGTGCAACTGAATGGGATGGCTTGCGATCGACGATCAGAAGCGCGCAACCGTTACGGGACAGCCAGATAGGACGTTACGGTGCAGCGGTACGAAAGCGGGCCAAGGGGCAGGAGAATATCGACTGAATCGGCCGTGGTCGCTGAAGAGCGGGTTGCGGACCTTCCGGCCTCGGCAACTTCAAATGCGTGCTGCGAGAATCACGCCTGCTACTGCAATGCCTCCACCGATTAGCATGCTTGGCACAAGCGGTTCGCTGAGCAGCAGCACGCCAAAAATTGCGCCGAAAACCGGTACGAAATTGTTGTACAGGGCGACATGAGCTGCGCCGAACTGGCGCAAATTGATTGCATACAAGACAAACGCGAGAGCGGTGCCGAGAACCCCGAGCCAAATCAGAGAAATGCACACCAATGGCGTAAAAGCGCTGAGTCGCAAAGCCGACCACTCCGTGGTCGATGCGATGCAAAGCAGGAGGGTTCCCCAATATGCGGCGTAGGTCGTTGATGCTAACGGCGTCAGACCAAGTTTTTTGATAGTGATGCGACCGATTAAAGTGTATGCAGCCCAGACACATGCAGCGGCGAACATCATCAGTTCGCCGCGACCCACGGCCTGACCGTATTGCCAGTTCAAATCGCCGTGGGATACAACGACCCAAACGCCGGCCAAAGCAATGACCACCCCTAGCCATCGGCGGGCGCTTAGTTTCTCACCAAGGAGCACTGACGCGAGCGCGATGGTTACGATAGGGTTAAGCGAAATAATCAGTGAGGCGCGGCTGGCGGGGAGACGTCCAAGAGCGCCGATAACAAGCAGGCTGTAACCGAATACCCCCGTGGCGCCCAAAGCTACCGTGGCAACAATTTGACGCCTATTGAGTCTGGGCAGGGCGCCTTCAATTATGCGCGTTGCGAAAGCCAGCGCGATACAAGCCAGCAGGTAACGCGCCACAGAGGCCGTAGCCGGTGGAATCTCGCGCGCGACAATTCGACCCGCGACAAACGTGCTCCCCCAGATTACCGGCACAGCAAGGAGTCGCAAGTGGACCAAAAACCGATCGAGGCGAGTATCGGAAGATACAAGTTGGTCTTTCATGGACTTCTCCATTACGCCGCGTCAATTCTGCTTGCGCTTCGAGCGATCCGCTCGTGCCCATCGCCTTACCATTCAATTCGATGCTCTTCCTCGAGCACACGGGGACTCATCGCGTTGAACAGTTGACATTCTGCCTAAATCGGCAGCTCGAGCATGTAATGCAACACGCAGCCGTAGCCAGGTCGTACGCCACTATTTTGTGTGGTTGGCGTGATCTTCGAACGCGGAGACGATGCCCTC
This genomic interval carries:
- a CDS encoding carbonic anhydrase, which translates into the protein MQDIIDGFLKFQRDAFPQRSELFKQLATSQHPRTLFISCSDSRLVPELVTQREPGDLFVIRNAGNIVPSYGPEPGGVSATIEYAVAALAVTDVVICGHSDCGAMTAIATCKCMDHMPAVRNWLHYADSAKVVNEAREHKSERDRVDSMVRENVVAQLANIKTHPSVRLALEQGHLALHGWVYDIETGSIDTLDGTTNRFVSLAEHPQVCATPARLTLAA
- a CDS encoding Permease of the drug/metabolite transporter (DMT) superfamily codes for the protein MKDQLVSSDTRLDRFLVHLRLLAVPVIWGSTFVAGRIVAREIPPATASVARYLLACIALAFATRIIEGALPRLNRRQIVATVALGATGVFGYSLLVIGALGRLPASRASLIISLNPIVTIALASVLLGEKLSARRWLGVVIALAGVWVVVSHGDLNWQYGQAVGRGELMMFAAACVWAAYTLIGRITIKKLGLTPLASTTYAAYWGTLLLCIASTTEWSALRLSAFTPLVCISLIWLGVLGTALAFVLYAINLRQFGAAHVALYNNFVPVFGAIFGVLLLSEPLVPSMLIGGGIAVAGVILAARI
- a CDS encoding transcriptional regulator, LysR family, whose product is MLLRHIRYFLAVAEHRNFTRAAEALHVSQPTLSQQIRQLEDTLCVQLLDRSGRTIQLTDAGAAYVRYAQRALQDLEAGRRAIHDVQELSRGSLRIAMTPTFTAYLIGPLLEKYNRRYPNITLNILEMPQERMETLLNEDALEVGIAFNDTQSPDVEAQVLFVEALAMVVGKSHPRAKKRAALTLAEFESEALVLLNEAFATRQTIDRYCKQHGIAPRIAMEVNSISAAIEIVQRSALATLLPAAIARAHSELCLVRLEPALPQRTAALLLRKGAYRTAAARAFIALALEESAAEPGATRSPRCAEAARA
- a CDS encoding PRC-barrel domain-containing protein, with product MLRNIEFLQGSTVRASDGDVGTVTQVYFDDEAWGVRYLVVETGDWLRDRQVLISPYAVSHTDPGSSVVHVKLTRQQVRDSPNIDAHKPVSRQHEIQYLRYYGYPTYWGGANVWGMGAYPAFDGISATAALPLGVSPLVDPDPEADEPPADTHLRSTEAVKGYHIETIDGTIGHVSGFIFDDETWVIRYLTVDTRNWWPGGKEVLLATEWIELIDWFGSTVSTTLTRDAIKQSPAYDDAIPVNRDYETALYEFYGREGYWSKERAALPSE
- a CDS encoding cyanate lyase; translated protein: MTQSQYSQFPREALADAIIDAKVRKNLTFEQLTEGTGLSIAFVTAALLGQHPLPADAAKVVADKLDLGEDAVRLLQTIPVRGSIPGGVPTDPTIYRFYEMVQIYGSTLKALVHEKFGDGIISAINFKLDIKKIDDPEGGSRAVITLDGKYLPTKPF